The genomic stretch ATTTGAATGTCATGTTTTAAGTGTTGTCTCCATctgttgtctgcttgtctgtggACTCGATTCAGCTCCTCAGAGCACTAAAAAGATTCACTGTCTGCAGCATTATCCTGTGCCCCTTTTGGAATGTGGCCTGGCTCAGCTATGCATGGCggatgtcctctgtgtgttaGCATTGATCTGAATGCAACAGGCATAAAAATGGTCTTGAGGCGTAGATGATATCCCCCTTTTTGAAAGACTCCTTGCAATGACTGTGTCCTTGCATTGGTAAATAAACTTTGAATTCTTCAGTGTGCTTCTGAGTCGGCCTTACGTCTCTGACCTCTTTACTGCTTCAGGGCTGTTCCTCACCTTTGGTGGTGAAgtttgcagacacacagagagataagGAGCAGCGgcgcctgcagcagcagctcgtacAGCAGATTCAGCAGCTCAACAGCGCCTCCACCTGGGGAAACCTGGCCGGCCTGGGGACCCTCACGCCGCAGTACCTGGCTGTAAGTGTTGCTCAAACACACGGCCCCTGCTGAGCCGCACAGTTACTCATGTGTTATCATATAGTGTATTTTCAGTCCCTGCAAAGTGCATTAATAGTTTAGCCATGGTTGACTGTATGAGCCATTTGATCTGCAAAGTACAGGTGTGGCCAAAAACAGAACTACCTAACAATATAATGGAACACATATAAGGCAATGCATTAAATAGGTAagaaattcagtgtttgtgaggtGTTTAGGTTCGGGTACAAACAGACCACTGTAAAAAAGTTTTCTCAGGGATATGTTGTATTGAATCAAGCAGTGACTGTTCTGGATGGAAAtgcagcagccattttgtttACAATACAGGCAGCCTTGAAGGCCTCAAACCTTCTGAAAAAGTGTTGCTTTATTAAACTGTCAAGAAGATTAATTTATCACAGGCCCAATACATGTGGACAGTGTGATCGTGCAGAACACAAATAAAGGTTATATTATAATTGGAAATGCCGCACACCATTCAGACCTGAACTGTAAAGTGATTTTCGCCAGCTCAGAATAGGAGTGTCTTGTCTCACTCAGTTTGTgttcttgctcaaggacactggCATGTGACTTGTTTGTGCTGACTCTGATTCCAAACCAATGAGCATGTGACTTAGACATGAACATACCATGACCAGCGGAGCTGTTTGTGAATCTTGGAGGAAAACTAGAGATATTGAAACCACTGCATAAATAGGAAAATTGTATTAAAATCGCACCTGTCACTTGGTAATATTTTCATAGCAGACCGGTCAGCGTCAAggtgcagtgtttctgtgcaaaCCGTGCTCGGGTGATGTTGCTGGATTGCAAACTCCAGTACAGATACACGTTTGAGACACATTCTACCAGATGTTTAAAAGATGTAAATGCATCCGTCTCTCCAAGATATGTATATAATCATTATCCTTACTCCTTCTATAGTGTCATTGTCTCAGTAAATGGTCTGTGGAAATAGCCACTCGCTTGATTTTGTTGATACGTCCattgtctgtctcctctgtctttgtgatAATGCCAGATAAAATTACAATGAAATTGACCATTCTTCTCATTCAACGGCAAAAATGGTTCCAGCGATTTCTTCTTGTATGATCAGATATGAAGTGCATCGACTTGCTATGGTGTTTGCCTGATCCCGGATCCGTTCAGCCACTGAATGATCAGTGGGGGTGAGAAAGCATCGATTTGAATCCGTGAGGGAGTGACTTGAGTTGTAGTCCTTGAAGATGATCAACCTTATCTTGTTTGTGGTTCATAAATTTGATTCACTCTTGTTTGTGTTATGGATAGTTGTTATCTAATGCTGCTTAAACAGACAATAATCAGTCACATGTCTGCGTCTCTGTTGGCCAGATCACAATTCTTGAGTGTAAATGGAAGTCATTTTATCTGGATATGAGACCATTGAATGACAAGTGTAAATGGGGCTTAAATCATGAACAGAATCTGTTTCTCAATGAACAAACAGCACGAAGTATCACATATTAACAGATGAATTTATGAAAGCCAAGACTGTAACCTCTAATCTTTGTTCTCCTAATTCCAGTATAATGGCAATGCTCTGAAATTCAACAGGACAAGGAATTGTGATTATACTGTTGATCATGTAAGATCTAATTATATGTCTCCTGTTTAATTCTTTCTATTCTTTTCCCCCAACAGTTGCTCCAACAGGCCACATCTACCAGTACCCAAGGCAGTTTCAATGGTATTCAGAGGCTAGGAGGTAAGTTCACCGGTTCACATGTCGAGATGTTCTCAAGTCATCCTCTATAATTGAACAAGCCAACACTTTTCATGTCACCAACCTTGTGACTCAGTGCTGCACGCCCACATGGTTTTAACTGCAGTAAATCACAGTACTCCTTCAGATCAGTGGCACATTAATAATCAGCACTGCTATTCTCGGCCTGTGCAGGCTGCTTaaaggcaaacacacagcatataACCATGACTTGGTCAAATCAAGAAGCAGTAGACCCGTGAGGAAGAAATCCATGTTTAAAGCAAGAAAAAACATACCACAGGTTTAGTGGGGCTGGTTTTGTTGTATAGTTTTGTAGTATCTAAGTGATgcttggatttttattttattttatttatttttttagtacAATAACGCCAAAGTTACCAAATGCAATGCTTAAATGTGATAGAGAAAATTCAGAGATGTacagataaagaaaaataactGAGGATGGGTAGATCTTAAAATATAAAGACGTCTCTGTCCTTGCATTCTGGAAATGTTTGCTCCTTCTCAGACTTTCTGGAAAGATCTGCGAGAGCTGGAGCATTAATTTGGAAGCCTTTGATAATCGcctctgtttctttgttctcacagcagcaggtgtgaaTCCCCTTCAGCTACAGAACTTGGccacattagctgctgctgcggctgcagCCCAGAGCTCTGGCAGCCCGACCTCCACCAGCGCCCTGTCTACAAACAGTGGAGCCCTGGGAGCCCTGGCCAGTCCAGGTAATTAGACACTAACATGAGCTGAACTTACAGTGTGttgcatactgtacatacagtatcgAGCACCCAGTGCGGGTTATTTTAGTTCAGGATTTGTTTatggatgtgtttttcttcctgaattttggtcatttttggtCATAATTCTAAAAGtcacttgtctttttcttcacaTGTGACATTTAAATCTAAGTCTAAATAAAAGTTCCTCACCCATTGAGATAAGCCGTATGTATTCACTGTGAGTCgtcgtcctgctgctgtgattgtaCCTATCAACTGCTCTGCAAACCTCCCTCATCTGCTATTTGCCTAACGGCCCTTAGCCAttcctcatttattttatgtcagTTAATCACCCACATATAAAATTTTATGAGAGcccccatttccctttaatcTGTGTAAATATACATTGGCTCCATCTGTCTGAGTTTAGCATATTGCTGCTGCGGTAATGACCCCTTCTCATTAAGAGACAGATTTTTAACTGCCCCCTCACTGCTGTGTCATCCTCTCATAACCAGAACAATTTGTGGCAAAGATGTCAGGCGTTTAGACTGATATGTGGTGTTTGAGCTAGTCTACCCTGTGGTAACTTagatgtctttctttttttattgtgtctttCAACAGGTGGTTCAACAGCAGGGTCCAGCGCAGGTGCTGCCATGAACACCTTGGCATCTCTGGGCACCCTGCAGGGTCTCACTGGGACCTCTGTGGGCCTCAACCTCAACGCTCTCACCAGCAGCGTCAGTGGTGAGAATGTCCTTTTTGAGTTTCTTAGTAAAAGCTAAAAGAAATTCACATAATTGCTAGCACATTATCTTCAATGCTGCATTAACCAGTTTTGACCACTCAGGAGCAGAAAGACTAAAAAGTGACCAGTGACCAGAGCGTGTAACCTTACAAGCTTTGTTTGTAAAACCTTGTTTTTCTGCCCCCTGGTGGATAAAACATTTCATGCCGCTTTCAGTATCAACCTCAAAATAGTTTTCCACTTGGTTATGAGTGTACAGCACATTCACAAGTTTCTGTTTTACAGGTATGGGGGCCATGAATGGAGGCTTGGGCGCCTCCATGGCCAACGGGTCAGCAGCCAGCTCCATGGACGCTCTGACCCAGGCCTACTCAGGGATGCAGCAGTACACAGCCTCCGCCCTGCCGTCCCTCTACGGACAGtctctcctgcagcagagcaTTGCTGGCAGCCAGAAGGAAGGTGAGCAGTTCCTCAGCCCACACAAACGCACTCTGGCATCACATCTTCAAATTGTTCGTCTTTTTTGTCATTAACATagtttttcatgcattttcaaaATGGCATTTAGTTTCACAATTGACTGAGTGGAAAAGCGTCTAACTTGAGTTTTTGATTTTCTTACCAAATGGAGTAGGGCCAGAGGGCGCCAACCTGTTCATCTACCACCTGCCCCAGGAGTTCGGAGACCAGGATCTTCTGCAGATGTTTATGCCTTTTGGAAATGTGGTCTCTGCcaaagtcttcattgacaaacAGACCAATCTGAGCAAGTGCTTTGGTGAGTGTGCTGGCACCACAATGTATAACTGATATaccttgctaacatgctacgTCACACTGTGGATATTGGATTGCTATGGTGCCACCATAAATTTCCTAGCTTGGCCTCACATTGAGATGAAGCTGGATCAGTGTTGATCTGCTGCATGCTGCATCTCCGCACcagtttattttctctgcacCATTTCTTAGTTATAAGCATGTGACAGTCACAAGCTAcatcagttttcagtttgtgcCTTCAGTGCAGTTCACACCCATGTCACGATAAGTCCTTTCCCCTCATAATCATGCTCATTGTGAAGCATCGACCTCCCCACAATGTTTACAAAAAATGCAGAacaagtgtttttatgtttgcacATTAATTGGTTTAATCTTGTCGTTGCAGCTTAATGCTTTTAAAATATGACGTTCATTTTGTATTATTTGAAAACATGAATGGTGACACAGAAATATTTTGAGAGTATTTAATGTAAAGTATGTGTATGAACACAGCCAGTCCTCACAtctaagaagctggaaccagtaaaagatttttttttacttgataGATGACAGAAGAACcagcttttaaaaatgatcttttcttTAACATACTGTCAAGTGTTTCTGGTATTGGTTTTAAGTATGCATTGCAGTGGAATTCCTTTTTCCAGAGAAAATCCAATAAATACGAGAAAAatctatgatttttttttacacagtgacCTTTAAGTACAAGGTAATGTCACCTGAGCTTCCCTCATACAGACgtataaaaacagaaattatcTCTCAGCGGTgtgaaaaaatagattttttccTTCTGGCCGCCACAGACAGTTGAAGTTCAGGTCCTACACATTGTCTCAGGAGGTCATCCAGAATTCATACAGCTGTAGTTACACAGCTGTCATTCTGAGCTGTAATCAGAAGAGAGATTGAGATCATGTGATAGGTCGAATGCATTTCGTGAGCATGTGAAGACGGCGTGTTCAAGATAAAACAGGGTATGAAGTTGCTCTTCAGATATATGTAACACATGTCCTCCACCTTTCTGCTCTCAGGGTTCGTCAGCTATGACAATCCGGTGTCTGCGCAAGCTGCCATCCAGGCCATGAATGGTTTCCAGATCGGAATGAAGAGGCTGAAGGTTCAGCTGAAACGCTCCAAGAACGACAGCAAACCCTACTGATCCTAGCCCCGGGGCCTTCCCCCCCTCCCCAGCTCTAATGCTAGCACTGCTAGGGTAAGTTCACCCTCCAGCCAAGGTCACCACAGCAGAGACTCAGTGGGGCAGGGGGAAAGGAGCCCACCACAGGAGGGAGACTCACCCTATTCCTAAAAAATGGTTGCAATGATCTTTccacattttactgtatttcattCCTGCGGTTTTATCATGTAATTTGAGTCGgattaaatattttaatgtatATGATTATTTATGACTATCACTGGAGTCAGTGTTCGCTGGAGGTATTTTGTGTCACTGTAATTAGTGGAGAGCATCAGGTGTGTTTCCATGCCATTTCATTGCCTTCAGGTGAAGCTAGACAGGTTGACTAAGGTACAGTCGTTGTGTTGAAGGGCTGCAGCCAGGCCACGTAGACCCCAAGCTCAGAGCTTCAACCTGTGTTTGGCTTTTTCCATGTAGTCTGTCTCGTCCGTTTCTCATTCTTAGTGTGAAAATCTTTCGCCATCTAAATTCTTCGATCTCTGCTCCCCCCCATCTCAAccttttcctgtctctcactctttctctttgtcattaTCTAAGCCATGATGAGCTAGGCtacctctctcttttctctatTAACAACCTCTTCCAGTCATTCCATCCATCCTCCAAGTCTCCCACAAGGGACTGGCTCTAGATGGATCTCTTTGGGTGCCAAGTATACAGTTTGTGCATGTTGGAGTCTCTGCCATATGTCCTGGTGGTGTCACTTCCTTAAATCTGTGTATTGTTGTTGTGTGTCGGGAGAAAGAAGGGGGGGGAAATGTTTACCGCACTGTCCTTACTGTATGTGGTGATTGGcattgttttgttggtttttgtgcCTCATGGCTAAACGATTCTTGTGCTGTACCCCTaactttctcttctctcctctttgtcttctctctctctctctctccctctctctctctctctctctctcttcctttcgtgtttttgttccttttttagAACAAATCTCCATGCCTGTTTGCTCATCATTAGCCTAGCATGTCTTCATGATGTTGAAAGCCAAGCCAAACTCCTGGCCTCATCATCCCACCATTGTCTGTGATGTCTCTCTAAGCTCGCCTGACCAATACCTGGCCACCCACTGACCCTTGACCTTAGCTCAACCTGATTTTTCTGCAtgtatattcttttttttttttttttgttctgtataGAAATGTGACAGGTGGGAGAGAGGTCAAGCAAATCAATGTGAAAACGTACCTGCGTTGAGTTCATTTAAGAGACTTTTTTTTGCGAATGTTTTAAAAACCTGTGGgatttcttattttcatttagctttgttgcttttttttttctcttttcttttaatgttgcTTTCTTTTTACCTCTCTCAGTAAAGTTCACTTGAAAGCTGAATACAGGGATTGGCACACGTCTGTGCTATTTGGTGCCATTAGCAATATGTTggcttctttaaaaaaaaaatcatgctaCAGACCACTTTCCAACACTTTTGAAAGTCTGACCAGTAAAACCCCTCTCAGTGCTCTGTAATGATCTCTACATTTTGCGGGCAGTGTGAAGATTTACACCAAGGCTATTTCAAAATatactttcttttcatttacaaAAAATACCCTGTGTATTTACCTTTTTTTGAACTATTGATGGCACAATAAAAGGTACATTTGCTCTGTTTAGAGGAATGACTACCTACATGAGTCAACTTTTTTAGAACTGATTCACAAATAGACAATCTGTGGTTTAAATGCACACTTAGATTACCTATATTTTATACCATTGAATCTATAGAAGTTTAACTAACAGAACCCAGGCAAAACTTTGGGTTTTTTGTAGATTATGTTGTAATGTCATCTGTGTCGGGGGGGGTCTTCAGtgtattacatttttaaagacaACTAAAAATCAGTTTGATCAGCGTGACTGCTTGAGGGTCATTTATAgtaaattaaaaacactttaagtCAAAAGTTCCTCTGCATTAATTGTAATTTCAATTTCTGGGAAAAAagtagttttttgtttgtttttttttttctttaagggTCACAGTACGTAgacttaattttttttcctgtgtttaaGAAAAACTTAGTGTTCAACTTCCACGGTACGTCTTGTTGACTTTCTGTGAATTTCtcattaatgaattaatggatGTTTCACTTTGGTTTAGTTTGGATGCCTCATGTTGAAAGATGATGATTTACAGTGTCTGTTAATCATACAGATGCCAGACAATGTctttctgttgtattttgttgttaaagtgcCCATGTGTCAAACTCAGTGTTTTTGAATTCACACAACATACTTTCCTGTAATGTTaccttgttttctttccatgcacacaaacacacacacacatgcacacaccgcgacacacacaacactttctGTGGTTGCAAACGTGGGAGCCCCTGAAGAAGAGATCACTCGGACACAACACGCGGCCTGTGGGTCTCTGCACATTTaatgaacacactcacacttgcttttttttccattttggttTTTTGCTGATGGTTGTTTTCGGTGATTTCCTCGGTCACGTTTCAGTCGGACACGATGCACAGCACATTAATACTACTAAACCCACCACGATAGTGTTGGTTTACAGATACATTCCATTTTTTCAGCACAAAGTTTACACTTGTTTATTTTTACCGGGGTGGTATTTTGTCTGTTGTACTACAAAATAACAACCACTTCACCCCCAAAGAAGGGTTCCCTAAAACTGCGTACCTGATGGCGCTGAAGAGTTGTCAACTCAGgggcttttttgtgtgtgaaactAGACACACAGGATTACgacacaaaatgcacaattgTCAccatttgaccttttttttttttttttttttttaagtttggattttttttttcttccttttctcaaaatacataaatattccaaaaaaaataaaaaataaaaaaggtacCAAATTTGAAGCAGTGCTCGAGGAAAGTGTCGTAGTTTTGTAAGGAAACGTTAAGCACAATTGTGGGAGCTAATCACTTTTGCagaatgttgtgtgtgtgattataaTCCCAACATTTTCAAGGTACCactgatttcactttttaataTGGGCATGTgctttttacagtgtgttttttctatCCAAATGCAATACAATATTCAAAGTGCCATATATACGTCTAGAAACTGCCTACACATCCTTATTAGGCCTTGGTTTAGAGATTGCTGCAGTTAGCCTTTTTTGTCTATTTATGCCAGTGTCATGAAAGCTCTTGTCACCTGCTcatgcccccctcccccccagaCTCTGTGTGTTGAGTTATTGGTAAATGTGTATTGTGATGTACTCAATTTGAACAGTTGGTTAAAAAATTGTAGATAAACAATAAACTTCCCTATACATTTGAAGGTTAAACCTCTTTCTTAGTGAGTGTGAACATGTGTACTGTAACACTTTGCGATACAAACGATTGGTGGTCAGACGTGTCAGGGAATTTGCTTTGGATTCAGTCAAAAACGAGCTAAAACTCAAGTGAGACAGCTTGGGTGCCATGTTGGTAAGACCTTTATAGGTAAAATGGTgtgtcaaacactgaaatgattgCAGATCTGTGGAGATGTGCAGTGTATGGTGAAGTGTTACtgtgaatgaataaaatgaaaaaaagaaaaaaaaaaaaaaaaaaaagcacaatgtaCAGTCCACAGCGGTCCCAACAGGAACTTGACTCACTTCAGGGGCTTCCATCACAAATCCCGTTCAAGCTCTAACAATCACtttctttgttctgtgttttcatattcTGAAGTGCTATTTTTTGACAGTGTGGTAGCTTTGCATCTCTATAGATATTGTCTTGAtccaaaagaaaagagaggaaaaaaaaaaatcttttcttgTGTTATTTTCTTGTCTGATAATCGGTAGGACTTTGTTCATGTTCCACCAATAATTTGATAGATGTTTTATCTTGTCTTGATGAAAGCCAAAGTGGGTGCATCTTGATGTGATCTGTATTATACATACAGTAGTTTTTCTGTTCAGTCAATATCAATTTTTTGAAACTGGGTGggatttgaaaaagaaaaaaaaaaaaaaagacatacacAGGCTTTCCAATTTCTACAACTGGTTGTTCATATGTATTTTGTACCAGTGAAGCTTTTTATATtggaaattaaagaaaaaaaatctatattggaaaaaaaaattgtctgGCCTCTCAATGTGGCCTCGCCCTGACCAGGTCTCGAGTTTGGCCTCTTGGTGGTGtcaagcagtttttttttttctatcgctttgtttttgtctctaaaaGATGCCTGATTTTGATTTTACTTCGATCTCTGCATTTCCCTCACTTCGTTAATCAGTTTCAGTTTCGGGGGGGTTGGGATCCTCTAAATCGTGGTAAGTTTCATGTTAGTATTTGTGCTGTCCACATAGTTTAATGGTCATCAGGATTTCAACAACTTGTGTGGATAATTGTCTTAGTTGAAGAGTTAACTATCTGTTTAGTTTGAGCCTTGCTTTATACCTGTGTAGAGTTTTacgtttctgttttttgttttttttcccatagcGGAGTGTGTAGCCGAAAGAATCTGTGTTCTTTTTGGGTCaatgtttgttcatgtgtggtGTGTTTCTTTGCCTCTGTCTCCAAATTAAACCATATCCCCTAATATggactgtgtgtctttgtgttgtgtttgtccagtgttgtaaagacattttacaaaccaccccccctcccccctcccccagtGTGTCCTGTCTCGCTAACTTGTTCCACTTTGTTGTGCTTCTCTTTGCTTATTTCTGAGCAGTAACAGGTGGGGATGCAGGTTTATCTCATGATTGTTCTGGGTTTTAATCTCGTGAATCTGCCCCTGAAGGCCCTtccacaaataaatgaacatttgggTGAAAATCCAAATGAATCCTGGTGATATAAAGGTGACCTAACCGTTGTAAGCACCTTGAGTTTATACTCTAGTCGCAGTGGTGAAATGATTAGCTGATTGACGATTAGTTAATCAAGGGAAGATTAATTACCAACAGTTTTGATAATTGGTTCATGCTTCTGGAGCTTAAAACAAGTAAACTGGCCGTCCTTTCTAATCGATTATTGCTTTTcaaaccaaaatgtcaaacattcactggttccagctgcTCAAATACCAGGATttgcttcttctctctgttttatcaGACACGAATGTGcctggattttggactgttgttaAGACAAAACAAGCGACGTGAAGACCTACAGCTCTGGAAAATATATCAcaattttctggcattttaaagACTAAATGACAAATGATCATCAGAAGAATTGATAATGTAAATAATTGTCACTTGCAGTCAGAAACCACAGATAattcacattttacaaatgTTCACTAACTCACTCGATGCATCAGCGGATGCAGCTCGCTGTCAGCACAGACTGATTTGATGTTCCACACCATCAGGGGTGAGTTTGTCTCATACTGGGGTCAATAACGCCCAAACAATCATCGCTAAAGCGTTCTCAGAGACTGCAGCTCGGGAAAGGCTCGGATCCTTTTATACTGATTTATATGATCGTTCTGCAGTGTCAAGTATCTCACTGAGGTTATTATAAAGTGAaagtatttacattttgtagGTTATTCACCCCCCTCAGCTACCTGAGACTGTTATTTCCCAGAGTGCCGTTCTATAGGGCCTTGAGAATGACCTTTGACCATCTGTATATAGAGAGGATAATAACTCTAGCGACAGTGATAGCAGTGTAACACAGGCAAGAGATGGAGTCATTACTATCAGGATAAAGAGAGCCTCGCCTCACCTTTTAACCAGACATAACATGTTCTGCAGCATTGCATCATGGTCTGATGACTGTGTTGTGAAACGAAACTGGCAtgtcttcctccttttctgcattttcctcTACTGTTAAATTGGTTATTATTCATTAATTCTTCATTAAAGTTGCAATCAAATGACCTTGCTTGTTAATTTAATGAGTAGTGTGCCCAACCAAGGACCAACATTTTTGACATGGAAAATTGGAAAccaaatgtttgatttcatcgtgaaaataaaatgtaaatgacaccGTCTCCAACCAGCAGAATCTATGGACTGAGCAGAGTCTGCAGACTATTTAAAGAGCTTTGTAATGgcttcatattaaaaatgtcatttctcgTAATTTTCCTTAGCAGTTTttcctgaaaatgacaaagaaattTACCTCAAGATTCTCCTCCTCCAACTTAATCACTATATGACTTCTGAAAGCAACATATAATAACTTATGACTTTATAAGAACAAATGCTTGTGGTTTATCTTCTCcttcaaacaggaaatgctgCAAAATATCTCCACCCGGTGGCAGAGATTGTACCAGAAAATAGCAGAGAGGTGTAGTCTCAGTCTGTTTGGCTCTAAATCTTTGCATAATGTGTAAGCATTTAAATTATTAACCATTATTAACAAAACTTTGAAAACCCAACCAAGTGAGCCGATAAAGAAACCTTAAACAGCTGAGAGCTGATTATAAAGCATGctgcaaaacattttaatggttCATCTGAGACTTTCTGAACTGGAAATGAGGCTTCACAGCACTGggttctgctgctgttacagttAATGAGGCTTTtacacagctgcagctaacaTTTGAGTCTAAGGTCTCAGCTGTGTCAACTCAGGCCATCcttaaatgaatgaacaaaacaaagctgattCTGTCGTACAGGAACAAAGCTCATCTTGTATCACAGGCAAATTGTAGCCACACAAAAGCAAATTAGTTATAATGGTTTTCCGAGAAACAAATAACTAGTAAGAGCAATATACAGAGAAATAGAAATCGGTCATTTTGTTACCAATACCACTTGAAATCTTTCCTTCCAAATGTGCAACATGGAATTTACAAGGAGCACCTGAACGCGGCGCAAGTGTCGTTCCCTGATGACACTTGTTGCGCTACGTCACGATGGCTACTTCGCTTACATCCGTTCTTTGAGCATTCTAATGAAGTATAAACATAATGCACCGTTGCTCCAGAATGTATCATGTCGCTAAGGGGGAATTTTAAGCAGTGAGTAACTAGAAAAATCAATATAGAGAGATATTGGTTTTTTACCAAAACCAATTGAAATCCTGCTTTCCACGTGTAGAATCTGGAATATACAAGGAGCACGTGAACGCAGCGCAGATGTTGCTCGATGACACTTGTTGCGCTACGTCACGCGGGCTGCTTCAGTTACTTTGAGCATTTTACGCTAGTTTAGCCTAAACACAATGCACCGTTGCTCCAAATGCATCCCTGTGTACTACAAGTATACACCTGCTGTTTGataaatgtgaaagaaaagtaacaaaaaataaataaataaacaaataaaaagcgCATTTCCTCGAAGCAGGATTGTGAAACGAGTGCAGGACCGTCAGCCAATAGGCTTCC from Chaetodon auriga isolate fChaAug3 chromosome 6, fChaAug3.hap1, whole genome shotgun sequence encodes the following:
- the LOC143322615 gene encoding CUGBP Elav-like family member 2 isoform X1: MLEHSSELALVQSLYANSMRCPPSAAGISVRNEDLPMSNGSKMNGSLEHLDQPDPDSIKMFVGQIPRSWSETELKELFEPFGAVHQINILRDRTQNPPQSKGCCFVTFYTRKAALEAQNALHNIKTLSGMHHPIQMKPADSEKTSAVEDRKLFIGMVSKKYGENEIRMMFSSFGQIEECRILRGPDGQSRGCAFVTFATRAMAQNAIKTMHHSQTMEGCSSPLVVKFADTQRDKEQRRLQQQLVQQIQQLNSASTWGNLAGLGTLTPQYLALLQQATSTSTQGSFNGIQRLGAAGVNPLQLQNLATLAAAAAAAQSSGSPTSTSALSTNSGALGALASPGGSTAGSSAGAAMNTLASLGTLQGLTGTSVGLNLNALTSSVSGMGAMNGGLGASMANGSAASSMDALTQAYSGMQQYTASALPSLYGQSLLQQSIAGSQKEVGPEGANLFIYHLPQEFGDQDLLQMFMPFGNVVSAKVFIDKQTNLSKCFGFVSYDNPVSAQAAIQAMNGFQIGMKRLKVQLKRSKNDSKPY
- the LOC143322615 gene encoding CUGBP Elav-like family member 2 isoform X5 translates to MTSTYNLDFHPLAESRLMTSSDTINGSKMNGSLEHLDQPDPDSIKMFVGQIPRSWSETELKELFEPFGAVHQINILRDRTQNPPQSKGCCFVTFYTRKAALEAQNALHNIKTLSGMHHPIQMKPADSEKTSAVEDRKLFIGMVSKKYGENEIRMMFSSFGQIEECRILRGPDGQSRGCAFVTFATRAMAQNAIKTMHHSQTMEGCSSPLVVKFADTQRDKEQRRLQQQLVQQIQQLNSASTWGNLAGLGTLTPQYLALLQQATSTSTQGSFNGIQRLGAAGVNPLQLQNLATLAAAAAAAQSSGSPTSTSALSTNSGALGALASPGGSTAGSSAGAAMNTLASLGTLQGLTGTSVGLNLNALTSSVSGMGAMNGGLGASMANGSAASSMDALTQAYSGMQQYTASALPSLYGQSLLQQSIAGSQKEGPEGANLFIYHLPQEFGDQDLLQMFMPFGNVVSAKVFIDKQTNLSKCFGFVSYDNPVSAQAAIQAMNGFQIGMKRLKVQLKRSKNDSKPY
- the LOC143322615 gene encoding CUGBP Elav-like family member 2 isoform X3 produces the protein MLEHSSELALVQSLYANSMRCPPSAAGISVRNEDLPMSNGSKMNGSLEHLDQPDPDSIKMFVGQIPRSWSETELKELFEPFGAVHQINILRDRTQNPPQSKGCCFVTFYTRKAALEAQNALHNIKTLSGMHHPIQMKPADSEKTSAVEDRKLFIGMVSKKYGENEIRMMFSSFGQIEECRILRGPDGQSRGCAFVTFATRAMAQNAIKTMHHSQTMEGCSSPLVVKFADTQRDKEQRRLQQQLVQQIQQLNSASTWGNLAGLGTLTPQYLALLQQATSTSTQGSFNGIQRLGAGVNPLQLQNLATLAAAAAAAQSSGSPTSTSALSTNSGALGALASPGGSTAGSSAGAAMNTLASLGTLQGLTGTSVGLNLNALTSSVSGMGAMNGGLGASMANGSAASSMDALTQAYSGMQQYTASALPSLYGQSLLQQSIAGSQKEVGPEGANLFIYHLPQEFGDQDLLQMFMPFGNVVSAKVFIDKQTNLSKCFGFVSYDNPVSAQAAIQAMNGFQIGMKRLKVQLKRSKNDSKPY
- the LOC143322615 gene encoding CUGBP Elav-like family member 2 isoform X2, translating into MLEHSSELALVQSLYANSMRCPPSAAGISVRNEDLPMSNGSKMNGSLEHLDQPDPDSIKMFVGQIPRSWSETELKELFEPFGAVHQINILRDRTQNPPQSKGCCFVTFYTRKAALEAQNALHNIKTLSGMHHPIQMKPADSEKTSAVEDRKLFIGMVSKKYGENEIRMMFSSFGQIEECRILRGPDGQSRGCAFVTFATRAMAQNAIKTMHHSQTMEGCSSPLVVKFADTQRDKEQRRLQQQLVQQIQQLNSASTWGNLAGLGTLTPQYLALLQQATSTSTQGSFNGIQRLGAAGVNPLQLQNLATLAAAAAAAQSSGSPTSTSALSTNSGALGALASPGGSTAGSSAGAAMNTLASLGTLQGLTGTSVGLNLNALTSSVSGMGAMNGGLGASMANGSAASSMDALTQAYSGMQQYTASALPSLYGQSLLQQSIAGSQKEGPEGANLFIYHLPQEFGDQDLLQMFMPFGNVVSAKVFIDKQTNLSKCFGFVSYDNPVSAQAAIQAMNGFQIGMKRLKVQLKRSKNDSKPY